A stretch of the Streptomyces sp. WMMB303 genome encodes the following:
- a CDS encoding DUF6113 family protein, with the protein MRSAYPRAYGARIAVYAALVLLGLLTGVAGTLVQGGWFPLGLLLALAAAGGLFWGGATLCRTKVGAAAPAAGWVLAVLLTTSSRAEGDFLYAAGIGSYVYLFGGMLVAVMCTTIALPAPPVSLDKNR; encoded by the coding sequence GTGCGGAGTGCGTACCCGCGCGCGTACGGGGCCCGGATCGCCGTCTACGCGGCACTGGTCCTTCTCGGCCTGCTGACCGGAGTGGCCGGCACCCTCGTCCAGGGCGGCTGGTTCCCGCTGGGGCTGCTGCTCGCGCTGGCCGCGGCGGGCGGGCTCTTCTGGGGCGGGGCCACGCTGTGCCGCACGAAGGTCGGAGCCGCGGCTCCGGCGGCCGGGTGGGTGCTCGCGGTGCTCCTGACGACGTCCTCCCGCGCTGAGGGTGATTTCCTGTACGCCGCCGGGATCGGTAGTTATGTCTACCTGTTCGGCGGCATGCTGGTGGCTGTGATGTGTACCACCATCGCGCTTCCCGCGCCACCGGTATCACTCGACAAGAACCGCTGA
- the mshB gene encoding N-acetyl-1-D-myo-inositol-2-amino-2-deoxy-alpha-D-glucopyranoside deacetylase: protein MTAAFPPGAAPGSPAASERRLLLVHAHPDDESITTGATMAKYAAEGAHVTLVTCTLGEEGEVVPDGLAHLAPDQDDTLGPHRIGELRAAMRALGVTDHRFLGGPGRYRDSGMMGAATNDRPGCFWQADLDEAARLLATVLREVRPQVLVTYGPDGGYGHPDHIKAHRVAMRAVEIAARETGRVGGGPHEVQRVYWNVVPRPVLEEGFALLHAADAEGEVFPFPGFQGRTGFAQPDDVPGVVESAAQVDVTVDAGAYTEAKAAAMAAHETQVSVRRTSGGAFFALSNGLAQPLTGTEFFQRAHRGDADPARADDLFAEVRV from the coding sequence ATGACCGCTGCGTTTCCCCCGGGGGCGGCCCCCGGCTCTCCGGCCGCCTCCGAGCGCCGGCTGCTGCTGGTGCACGCGCACCCCGACGACGAGTCGATCACCACGGGCGCCACCATGGCCAAGTACGCGGCGGAGGGCGCCCACGTCACCCTCGTCACCTGCACCCTGGGCGAGGAGGGCGAGGTCGTCCCGGACGGGCTGGCCCACCTGGCGCCGGACCAGGACGACACCCTCGGCCCGCACCGCATCGGGGAACTCCGCGCCGCCATGCGCGCGTTGGGCGTCACCGACCACCGCTTCCTCGGCGGGCCGGGGCGCTACCGGGACTCCGGGATGATGGGAGCGGCCACCAACGACCGCCCCGGCTGCTTCTGGCAGGCCGACCTGGACGAGGCCGCGCGCCTGCTCGCGACCGTGCTGCGCGAGGTGCGCCCCCAGGTGCTCGTCACCTACGGGCCGGACGGGGGCTACGGCCACCCGGACCACATCAAGGCTCACCGCGTCGCCATGCGCGCGGTCGAAATCGCGGCGCGGGAGACCGGACGCGTCGGCGGCGGACCGCACGAGGTGCAGCGCGTGTACTGGAACGTGGTGCCCCGGCCGGTCCTGGAGGAAGGCTTCGCGCTGCTGCACGCGGCCGACGCGGAGGGTGAGGTCTTCCCCTTCCCCGGTTTCCAGGGCAGAACGGGCTTCGCACAGCCGGACGACGTGCCGGGGGTGGTGGAGAGCGCCGCCCAGGTGGATGTCACCGTGGACGCCGGAGCGTACACGGAGGCGAAGGCGGCGGCCATGGCGGCACACGAGACCCAGGTGTCGGTGCGCCGTACCTCCGGCGGGGCCTTCTTCGCCCTCTCCAACGGACTGGCCCAGCCGCTGACCGGGACGGAGTTCTTCCAGCGCGCCCACCGCGGCGACGCGGACCCGGCCCGCGCCGACGACCTGTTCGCCGAGGTGCGGGTGTGA